From Streptomyces griseorubiginosus, one genomic window encodes:
- a CDS encoding 4'-phosphopantetheinyl transferase family protein encodes MTAETAEFERLRAQDAVHIWRGRAPDALLPEDAGLLSAAELEVVRRRSQQAAVRYAGAHAALRRVLAHYLGEPPERIRLGRQPCPRCEHPEHGRPRIDWPPSGLDFNLSRSGVHWLLAVAADRQVGADVEDGRTVDVEGSSTIVLTDDELAHMRAQPTQELRLEAFFRCWTRKEAVVKASGVGIVADLRTIEVRPAARGPVRVTHAEPNGPDTWTVQNLPAGPGLFAALAREAGSTGPVLMRDYRREIQNPPHDHEPLDPEKEGAHAV; translated from the coding sequence ATGACTGCTGAGACTGCCGAGTTCGAGCGGCTGCGGGCGCAGGACGCCGTCCACATCTGGCGGGGCCGCGCGCCGGACGCGCTGCTCCCCGAGGACGCCGGACTGCTCTCCGCCGCCGAACTCGAGGTCGTACGACGCCGGTCGCAGCAGGCCGCCGTCCGGTACGCGGGGGCACATGCGGCCCTGCGCCGGGTACTGGCCCACTACCTCGGCGAACCACCCGAGCGGATCAGGCTCGGGCGGCAGCCCTGCCCCCGCTGCGAGCACCCCGAACACGGGCGCCCGCGCATCGACTGGCCGCCCAGCGGCCTCGACTTCAACCTGTCCCGCTCCGGCGTGCACTGGCTGCTCGCCGTCGCCGCCGACCGGCAGGTCGGCGCCGACGTCGAGGACGGCAGGACCGTCGACGTCGAGGGCTCGTCCACGATCGTGCTCACCGACGACGAACTCGCCCACATGCGGGCCCAGCCCACCCAGGAACTCCGCCTGGAGGCCTTCTTCCGCTGCTGGACGCGCAAGGAGGCCGTGGTGAAGGCCTCCGGTGTGGGCATCGTCGCCGACCTGCGCACGATCGAGGTCCGCCCCGCCGCCCGCGGCCCGGTCCGCGTCACCCACGCCGAGCCGAACGGCCCGGACACCTGGACGGTGCAGAACCTGCCCGCTGGCCCGGGACTGTTCGCCGCGCTCGCCAGGGAGGCCGGCAGCACCGGACCGGTACTGATGCGGGACTACCGGCGGGAGATCCAGAACCCGCCCCACGACCACGAGCCGCTCGACCCCGAGAAGGAAGGAGCCCACGCCGTATGA
- a CDS encoding MFS transporter, protein MGGLTGEDPQEPVTAPPLRGNRDFLLLWSGAAVSFLGTRVTGVSYPLIVLWHTDSPLVMSAVSFAALLPLLLVQLPAGVLVDRWDRRRLMAVCEGGRFLALGSVALTLAAGHFSAVQLAAVAFTETSLAIVYRLAERGAVRNVVAAGQLPAALARNEARGRASVLLGQPGGVVLQSAARWAPFLFSALAGLLSLATLLLIRKDFQERRTATRKPLRAELAEGMRWLWRRRFLRAALAFVAGSNLLLQVLPLALVVLVKEEGRASVNVAVIVGVGGAGGIVGALSGGWWQRRTRLRSVLVAGLGTWTVLIAAMSLTTEPLLLGVLFAGTGYITAVFNVAAAVYQIRTTPDRLQGRVAATSHLVATGANVLGVLLGGLLLSLGGPAPAFLLLAAAMAVLAASAARTPALRAEDSPTAPPTVVTKEPGHEPAT, encoded by the coding sequence GTGGGAGGGCTGACCGGAGAGGATCCACAGGAGCCGGTCACCGCGCCCCCGCTGCGCGGGAACCGGGACTTCCTGCTCCTGTGGTCCGGGGCCGCCGTGTCCTTCCTCGGCACCCGGGTCACCGGAGTCTCGTATCCGCTGATCGTCCTCTGGCACACCGACTCGCCCCTGGTGATGTCGGCGGTGTCGTTCGCGGCACTGCTGCCCCTGCTGCTCGTGCAGCTGCCCGCCGGCGTCCTCGTGGACCGCTGGGACCGGCGGCGGCTGATGGCGGTGTGCGAGGGCGGCCGGTTCCTGGCGCTCGGGAGCGTGGCGCTCACCCTGGCCGCCGGACACTTCTCGGCCGTCCAGCTGGCCGCCGTGGCGTTCACCGAGACGAGCCTGGCCATCGTCTACCGGCTCGCCGAGCGCGGCGCCGTACGCAACGTCGTGGCGGCCGGGCAACTGCCCGCCGCCCTCGCCCGGAACGAGGCGCGCGGGCGGGCGTCGGTCCTGCTCGGCCAGCCCGGCGGAGTCGTCCTGCAGAGCGCGGCGCGCTGGGCCCCCTTCCTGTTCTCCGCGCTGGCAGGTCTGCTCTCCCTGGCCACTCTGCTGCTGATCAGGAAGGACTTCCAGGAGCGGCGCACGGCCACCCGCAAGCCGCTGCGGGCCGAACTGGCCGAAGGCATGCGCTGGTTGTGGCGGCGGCGGTTCCTGCGCGCCGCGCTCGCCTTCGTCGCCGGCAGCAACCTCCTGCTCCAGGTCCTGCCGCTCGCCCTGGTCGTCCTCGTCAAGGAGGAGGGCCGCGCGTCGGTCAACGTGGCCGTCATCGTCGGCGTCGGCGGCGCCGGCGGGATCGTCGGGGCGCTCAGCGGCGGTTGGTGGCAGCGCAGGACCCGGCTGCGCTCGGTGCTCGTCGCCGGACTCGGCACCTGGACGGTCCTGATCGCCGCCATGTCCCTCACCACCGAACCGCTCCTCCTCGGCGTGCTGTTCGCCGGTACCGGATACATCACCGCGGTCTTCAACGTCGCCGCGGCCGTCTACCAGATCCGCACCACACCCGACCGCCTCCAGGGCCGGGTCGCCGCCACCTCCCACCTCGTGGCCACGGGCGCGAACGTGCTCGGCGTCCTGCTCGGCGGCCTGCTCCTCTCCCTGGGGGGACCGGCCCCGGCCTTCCTGCTGCTCGCCGCCGCGATGGCCGTACTCGCGGCGAGCGCCGCCCGAACTCCCGCGCTGCGCGCCGAGGACTCCCCGACCGCCCCCCCGACCGTCGTCACGAAGGAGCCTGGGCATGAGCCCGCAACCTGA
- a CDS encoding MFS transporter translates to MTLAPGAPAEARPELPPLRRNRDFVLLWSGAGMSFLGTRVTAVGYPLLVLWHTRSPISMSLVTFAALLPALLVQLPAGALVDRWDRRRVMVVCEAGRTVALGTVAVAVLTGRVSVAHIAAVAFAESCLTVFYRLAERGAVRNVVPEEQLPQALAQNEARGRAAGLLGQPAGILLYTAVRWVPFLFGALAYLVSLVTLLFIRKEFQGERTAARKALHREVAEGMAWLWRRRFLRTALGFVAGTNALFQVLSLAVILMIKDEGRSEAVLAVVVTGGGIGGMLGALTGSWWMRRYSQRGILVGGLAVWAALITAIAFTHAEPLLLGLLFAGTSLVGAVFNVAAAVYQVRTTPDEFQGRVAGTASLISSGTNSLGALLAGLALELWGAADSILLTGAAMALLSLGAVLSPALRTEDAQADTEVRGGEEDGRDRT, encoded by the coding sequence GTGACCCTCGCCCCCGGGGCGCCGGCCGAGGCCCGCCCCGAGCTGCCACCGCTGCGCCGTAACCGGGACTTCGTCCTGCTGTGGTCCGGAGCGGGCATGTCGTTCCTCGGCACCCGGGTCACCGCCGTCGGGTATCCGCTGCTCGTGCTCTGGCACACCCGCTCCCCGATCTCCATGTCCCTGGTGACCTTCGCGGCCCTGCTGCCGGCCCTGCTGGTGCAGTTGCCGGCCGGGGCGCTCGTGGACCGGTGGGACCGGCGGCGCGTGATGGTGGTGTGCGAGGCGGGCCGCACGGTGGCGCTCGGCACGGTCGCGGTCGCGGTGCTCACCGGCCGCGTCTCGGTGGCGCACATCGCCGCCGTGGCGTTCGCCGAGTCCTGCCTCACCGTCTTCTACCGGCTGGCCGAACGCGGAGCCGTACGCAATGTGGTGCCCGAGGAGCAACTGCCGCAGGCCCTCGCGCAGAACGAGGCGCGGGGCCGGGCGGCGGGCCTGCTCGGCCAGCCCGCCGGCATCCTCCTCTACACGGCGGTGCGCTGGGTGCCGTTCCTGTTCGGCGCTCTCGCCTACCTCGTCTCGCTGGTGACCCTGCTGTTCATCAGGAAGGAGTTCCAGGGCGAGCGGACCGCCGCCCGCAAGGCGCTGCACCGCGAGGTCGCCGAGGGCATGGCGTGGCTGTGGCGCCGGCGTTTCCTGCGCACGGCCCTCGGCTTCGTCGCCGGCACCAACGCGCTGTTCCAGGTCCTCAGCCTCGCCGTGATCCTGATGATCAAGGACGAGGGCCGCTCGGAGGCCGTCCTCGCGGTCGTCGTGACGGGCGGCGGCATCGGCGGCATGCTCGGCGCGCTCACCGGGAGCTGGTGGATGCGCCGGTACAGCCAGCGCGGCATCCTCGTCGGCGGGCTCGCCGTCTGGGCCGCCCTGATCACGGCCATCGCCTTCACACACGCCGAACCGCTGCTGCTCGGGCTGCTGTTCGCCGGTACGAGTCTGGTCGGCGCCGTCTTCAACGTCGCCGCCGCCGTCTACCAGGTGCGCACCACCCCGGACGAGTTCCAGGGCCGCGTCGCCGGCACGGCGAGCCTCATCTCCTCCGGCACGAACTCGCTCGGCGCGCTCCTCGCCGGCCTCGCCCTCGAACTGTGGGGCGCCGCCGACTCGATCCTGCTGACCGGCGCCGCGATGGCCCTGCTGTCCCTGGGCGCCGTGCTCAGCCCCGCCCTGCGCACCGAGGACGCGCAGGCCGACACCGAAGTCCGAGGGGGAGAGGAAGATGGACGTGACCGGACCTGA
- a CDS encoding TauD/TfdA family dioxygenase: MTAVEFLAPPGTPGTPVHSYLQENHDKLRRVLAEHGAILLRGFEVGGVDGLDGVVREFSRSAPLTYAERSSPRSTIKGQVYTSTDYPQGEEIFLHNENSYQAVWPRTLYFFCIEPALTQGATPLADIREVYRHIDPDIRDEFARRGWRVVRNFHAEFGVQWQEAFGTTDRDAVEEYCRGKGLDPQWRPDGGLRTTAVRRAVHTHPESGVPVWFNHATFFHVTSLAPEVQEGLREIFAEEDLPTNTYYGDGGRIPDEVMDHLRAAYRAASTRFDWERDDILIVDNMLAAHGREPFTGPRKIAVAMAEPWEG, encoded by the coding sequence ATGACCGCTGTCGAGTTCTTGGCGCCGCCGGGCACCCCCGGCACCCCCGTCCACAGCTACCTCCAGGAGAACCACGACAAGCTGCGCCGCGTCCTCGCCGAGCACGGAGCGATCCTGCTGCGCGGCTTCGAGGTGGGCGGGGTGGACGGACTCGACGGCGTGGTCCGCGAGTTCTCCCGTTCGGCGCCGCTCACCTACGCGGAGCGCTCCTCACCCCGCTCCACCATCAAGGGGCAGGTCTACACCTCGACCGACTACCCCCAGGGCGAGGAGATCTTCCTGCACAACGAGAACTCCTACCAGGCGGTCTGGCCGCGCACCCTGTACTTCTTCTGCATCGAACCGGCCCTCACCCAGGGCGCCACCCCGCTCGCCGACATCCGCGAGGTCTACCGCCACATCGACCCCGACATCCGCGACGAGTTCGCGCGGCGAGGCTGGCGCGTCGTGCGCAACTTCCACGCCGAGTTCGGCGTGCAGTGGCAGGAGGCCTTCGGCACCACGGACCGGGACGCGGTCGAGGAGTACTGCCGCGGCAAGGGCCTGGACCCGCAGTGGCGGCCGGACGGCGGACTGCGCACCACCGCCGTGCGCCGCGCCGTGCACACCCACCCGGAGAGCGGCGTCCCCGTCTGGTTCAACCACGCGACGTTCTTCCACGTCACCTCGCTGGCCCCGGAGGTCCAGGAAGGGCTGCGGGAGATCTTCGCCGAGGAGGACCTGCCCACCAACACGTACTACGGGGACGGCGGGCGCATCCCCGACGAGGTGATGGACCACCTGCGCGCGGCCTACCGCGCCGCGTCCACCCGCTTCGACTGGGAGCGTGACGACATCCTCATCGTCGACAACATGCTCGCCGCCCACGGCCGCGAGCCCTTCACGGGCCCGCGCAAGATAGCCGTCGCCATGGCAGAACCGTGGGAGGGCTGA
- a CDS encoding ornithine carbamoyltransferase: protein MRHLISIDDLTDEDLRAVVARGAQFAAEGPAGARPLEGDIAGIYFRRTSTRTRTAFSAGALRLGAQIVSYGPGDLQLNTGETSEDTGRVMSRMLDVLVARTADDPAELRGWAAQHRMSVVNAMSADEHPTQALTDLTTLLGRFGRLEGLRVLYVGEGNNTASALALALTRFPGVELELRTPPGYGLADRFLTRAAEQAERHGGRFAERHDMADLPADQDAVYTTRWQTTGTSKPDPDWRDVFAPFQVDESLWEASPKAVFLHDLPAHRGDEVTAGVLDGPASLAFQQAENKMHSAMAVLEWCRRGPTEAADTAGRPW from the coding sequence GTGCGGCATCTGATATCCATCGACGACCTCACCGACGAGGACCTGCGGGCCGTCGTCGCCCGCGGCGCGCAGTTCGCCGCCGAAGGCCCGGCCGGCGCCCGCCCGCTGGAGGGCGACATCGCCGGCATCTACTTCCGCCGGACCTCCACCCGGACCCGCACCGCCTTCTCGGCCGGCGCGCTGCGGCTCGGCGCGCAGATCGTCTCGTACGGCCCCGGGGACCTCCAGCTCAACACCGGTGAGACCAGCGAGGACACCGGCCGGGTCATGTCCCGGATGCTCGACGTGCTCGTCGCCCGCACCGCGGACGACCCCGCCGAACTGCGCGGCTGGGCCGCCCAGCACCGGATGTCCGTCGTCAACGCGATGAGCGCCGACGAGCACCCCACCCAGGCGCTCACCGATCTGACCACCCTGCTGGGCCGGTTCGGCCGCTTGGAGGGGCTGCGCGTCCTGTACGTCGGCGAGGGCAACAACACCGCCTCCGCCCTCGCGCTCGCCCTCACCCGCTTCCCCGGGGTCGAGCTGGAGCTGCGCACCCCGCCCGGCTACGGGCTCGCCGACCGGTTCCTGACCCGGGCGGCGGAGCAGGCCGAGCGGCACGGCGGCCGGTTCGCCGAGCGCCACGACATGGCCGACCTGCCCGCCGACCAGGACGCCGTCTACACCACCCGCTGGCAGACCACCGGCACCAGCAAACCGGACCCCGACTGGCGTGACGTCTTCGCGCCGTTCCAGGTCGACGAGTCGCTGTGGGAGGCCAGCCCCAAGGCCGTCTTCCTGCACGACCTGCCCGCGCACCGGGGCGACGAGGTCACCGCCGGCGTCCTCGACGGCCCCGCGAGCCTCGCCTTCCAGCAGGCCGAGAACAAGATGCACAGCGCCATGGCCGTACTGGAATGGTGCCGCCGCGGCCCCACGGAGGCCGCGGACACCGCCGGGCGGCCGTGGTGA
- a CDS encoding thioesterase II family protein has translation MDVTGPDSPAAWFRVHRRSVEPRLRLVCFPHAGGTAQLFHGWPARLPKDIEVLAVRYPGRQDRLAEPCVEDMATLADRITRALVPYLDRPVALFGHSMGSAVAYEVALRLESRHGTTAARLMVSGRAAPHRAPRGGLHEDDDDALIAGVRTLGSLGSEVFDIPELRELLLPALRADYRLIETYRPSDPAPVRAPVSAYIGDSDPGSGQERASVAAWAELTTAGDFTLRSFPGDHFYLDPCEAELTADIAHHLEGVGRNRKIIAFP, from the coding sequence ATGGACGTGACCGGACCTGACAGCCCGGCCGCCTGGTTCCGGGTGCACCGGCGGTCCGTGGAGCCGCGGCTGCGGCTGGTGTGCTTCCCGCACGCCGGCGGCACCGCCCAGCTGTTCCACGGCTGGCCGGCGCGGCTGCCCAAGGACATCGAGGTGCTCGCCGTCCGCTATCCCGGCCGGCAGGACCGGCTGGCCGAGCCGTGCGTCGAGGACATGGCGACCCTCGCCGACCGGATCACCCGGGCGCTCGTCCCGTACCTGGACCGGCCGGTGGCGCTGTTCGGCCACAGCATGGGCTCCGCCGTCGCCTACGAGGTGGCGCTGCGCCTGGAGTCCCGGCACGGCACCACGGCCGCCCGCCTGATGGTCTCCGGCCGGGCCGCCCCGCACCGGGCTCCGCGCGGCGGGCTGCACGAGGACGACGACGACGCGCTGATCGCGGGTGTCCGCACCCTCGGCAGCCTGGGCTCCGAGGTCTTCGACATCCCCGAACTGCGGGAGCTGCTGCTGCCCGCGCTGCGCGCCGACTACCGGCTCATCGAGACGTACCGACCCAGCGACCCGGCACCTGTACGCGCCCCCGTCAGCGCGTACATCGGCGACAGCGACCCCGGCTCCGGCCAGGAGCGCGCGTCGGTGGCGGCCTGGGCGGAACTGACCACCGCGGGGGACTTCACGCTCCGCTCCTTCCCCGGCGACCACTTCTATCTCGACCCGTGCGAGGCGGAGTTGACGGCCGACATCGCCCACCACCTGGAAGGAGTGGGACGAAATAGAAAAATTATAGCTTTCCCCTAG
- a CDS encoding TauD/TfdA family dioxygenase has translation MTEQQTWSPLEIETELAGGADELVDRLQAMGDELGELLVQEKALVFRGFGVTPGSLDGVLDLLLPNRLAYVHGNSPRTKVGSNVYTSTEYPQEFTISMHNEMSYAHAWPARLAFYCQVQPGSGGATPVLDSEVWLNSLDDEVRQAFADGVRYTQNLHDGFGLGKSWQDTFETDSREEVEAFLDGTGAGWEWKADGGIHIESVRPATIRHPVTGTEGWFNQADQWHPAGLGDDTAAALAQILPEDELPQNVTFADGSPIPAEYVAQIRDRGLAHAIDVDWRTGDLLLIDNVLLAHGRRPFTGARRVLVAMSD, from the coding sequence ATGACTGAACAGCAGACCTGGTCGCCGCTAGAGATCGAGACCGAGCTCGCCGGCGGCGCGGATGAACTCGTCGACCGCCTCCAGGCGATGGGTGACGAACTGGGAGAGCTCCTCGTGCAGGAGAAGGCCCTGGTCTTCCGCGGCTTCGGGGTGACCCCCGGCTCCCTGGACGGAGTCCTCGACCTGCTGCTGCCGAACCGCCTCGCGTACGTACACGGCAACTCACCGCGCACCAAGGTCGGCAGCAACGTCTACACCTCGACCGAGTACCCGCAGGAGTTCACCATCTCGATGCACAACGAGATGAGTTACGCCCACGCCTGGCCGGCCCGGCTCGCCTTCTACTGCCAGGTCCAGCCCGGCAGCGGCGGCGCGACCCCGGTGCTCGACTCAGAGGTGTGGCTCAACTCCCTCGACGACGAGGTCAGGCAGGCCTTCGCCGACGGCGTCCGCTACACCCAGAACCTGCACGACGGCTTCGGCCTCGGCAAGAGCTGGCAGGACACCTTCGAGACCGACAGCCGCGAGGAGGTCGAGGCGTTCCTCGACGGCACCGGCGCCGGCTGGGAGTGGAAGGCCGACGGCGGCATCCACATCGAATCGGTCCGCCCGGCCACGATCCGGCACCCGGTCACCGGCACCGAGGGCTGGTTCAACCAGGCCGACCAGTGGCATCCGGCCGGCCTCGGCGACGACACCGCCGCGGCCCTCGCCCAGATCCTCCCCGAGGACGAACTCCCGCAGAACGTCACCTTCGCCGACGGCAGCCCGATCCCCGCCGAGTACGTGGCCCAGATCCGCGACCGGGGCCTGGCCCACGCCATCGACGTCGACTGGCGCACCGGGGACCTCCTCCTCATCGACAACGTGCTGCTCGCCCACGGCCGCCGCCCCTTCACCGGCGCCCGCCGCGTGCTGGTTGCGATGTCGGACTGA